In one window of Candidatus Sulfuricurvum sp. RIFRC-1 DNA:
- a CDS encoding DedA family protein, producing MDDMLNNLSTYGYIVLFLYSLGGGFVALLGAGVLSFMGKMDLSLSIAIAFSANFIGDSLMFYMSRYHKKEMMEYFRKHRRKLAFSHLLLKKHGSWIIIIKKFIYGLKTLVPIAVGLTKYDFWKFSGYNALGAAIWAVIVGGGSYLFGGALIEGYKIVADKPYLAPVMLIIVGGSVWFYLSLATKKQK from the coding sequence ATGGATGATATGTTAAACAACCTCTCGACGTACGGCTACATTGTACTCTTTCTCTATTCCCTTGGCGGGGGGTTTGTCGCCTTATTGGGTGCGGGAGTTCTCAGTTTTATGGGAAAAATGGATCTGTCTCTCTCCATTGCAATCGCTTTTAGTGCAAACTTCATCGGCGATTCACTCATGTTTTACATGTCCCGATATCACAAAAAAGAGATGATGGAATATTTTAGAAAACATCGCCGTAAACTCGCATTTTCCCATCTTCTTCTCAAAAAACACGGCTCATGGATCATTATCATTAAAAAATTCATATATGGGCTCAAGACGCTTGTCCCTATCGCTGTCGGGTTAACCAAATACGATTTTTGGAAATTCAGCGGCTATAACGCACTGGGTGCAGCCATTTGGGCAGTTATTGTCGGTGGGGGAAGCTATCTTTTCGGCGGGGCCTTGATCGAAGGGTATAAAATTGTGGCGGATAAACCGTATTTGGCTCCGGTTATGTTGATCATTGTCGGTGGAAGTGTTTGGTTTTATCTCTCGTTAGCAACAAAAAAACAAAAATAG
- a CDS encoding PBP1A family penicillin-binding protein: MKKYFMITIAFVVMIPIVFLGYLIYSFEYETQKLIQYQPRLTTEVYDRNGNKIANLFSDEHRYYVSYENIPPRLIEALLAIEDTMFFEHHGVNPDAVMRAIIKDVSAGKLKEGASTITQQLVKNTLLTREKKFSRKFKEVLYSIRIEQELSKEQILERYFNEIYLGHGYYGIKTAADGYFRKPLKDLSLKEIAMLVGLPKAPNFYSPTRNYELSLGRANRVIGRMYELGWIDQATYEKATQERPKVYNDTLSKNSGPYIIDEVMRQLGDAFPDIRSGGYKIYTTIDMRLQESGYKALQSGRDEILKRAQEAGDLDENMQRQLNGALISLDPRNGEILAMVGGYDYSLSPFNRVTQAKRQPGSAFKPFIYQVALDSGMSPSSMVPDIARTYTYAGDDGEEKTWQPKNYKNEYKGMVTIRNALTHSRNLATINMVSDMGFQKVVEGLRRYGITENLPPDLSIALGTISISPIDLAKYYTMFSSGGALTNPMLIRQVITPKGETIRYENKSRQVNTPEQIYLMTSILKDVVSHGTGTTARVGGMEIAGKTGTTNNNVDAWFVGYSPTVETVVWFGNDNNTPMRRSETGGRAAGPVFRYYYEDMLRIYPNTKRYFDLPAGVYRAPVNDANGTEEYTDTSMAPDTTQEQGPKTEEKLLF; encoded by the coding sequence ATGAAAAAATATTTTATGATTACAATCGCGTTTGTTGTGATGATTCCGATCGTTTTTTTAGGGTATCTTATTTACTCGTTTGAATACGAAACTCAAAAACTGATTCAGTATCAACCGCGTCTAACGACCGAAGTGTACGATCGTAACGGAAATAAAATTGCCAACCTTTTTAGCGATGAACACCGCTATTACGTCTCGTATGAAAACATTCCTCCGCGTCTTATTGAGGCACTTTTGGCAATCGAAGATACGATGTTTTTTGAACATCACGGGGTGAATCCTGATGCAGTTATGCGTGCGATCATCAAAGACGTGAGTGCCGGAAAGCTCAAAGAGGGGGCGAGTACCATCACGCAGCAGTTGGTTAAAAATACCCTTTTGACCCGTGAGAAGAAATTCTCCCGTAAATTCAAAGAGGTTCTCTACTCGATCCGTATTGAGCAAGAGTTGAGCAAAGAACAAATTTTAGAGCGTTATTTCAATGAAATCTATTTAGGGCACGGATACTACGGAATTAAAACGGCAGCGGATGGCTATTTCCGCAAACCGCTTAAAGATCTCAGTCTAAAAGAGATCGCAATGCTGGTCGGTCTTCCGAAAGCTCCGAATTTCTATTCTCCGACCCGAAACTATGAGCTCTCTCTCGGACGGGCCAACCGTGTTATCGGGCGTATGTATGAGTTGGGATGGATCGATCAAGCCACCTATGAAAAAGCGACACAGGAACGACCGAAAGTTTATAACGATACCCTCAGCAAAAACTCGGGCCCCTACATTATCGATGAGGTAATGCGTCAACTCGGTGATGCGTTTCCCGATATCCGCAGCGGCGGCTACAAGATTTACACCACCATCGATATGAGACTTCAAGAATCGGGGTACAAAGCCCTTCAATCGGGTCGTGATGAGATTTTAAAACGGGCACAGGAAGCGGGAGATTTGGATGAGAATATGCAGCGTCAGCTCAACGGTGCCCTTATCAGTCTTGATCCCCGTAACGGAGAGATTTTAGCGATGGTTGGGGGGTATGATTATTCACTCAGCCCTTTCAACCGTGTAACGCAGGCAAAGCGCCAACCGGGTTCGGCATTTAAACCGTTTATTTATCAAGTAGCATTGGACAGTGGAATGTCCCCCTCTTCTATGGTTCCCGACATCGCACGTACTTATACCTATGCGGGTGATGACGGTGAGGAAAAAACGTGGCAGCCGAAAAACTATAAAAATGAGTATAAAGGGATGGTTACGATCCGTAATGCCCTGACCCATTCTCGTAACCTTGCAACGATTAATATGGTCAGTGATATGGGATTTCAAAAAGTGGTAGAGGGGCTTAGACGTTACGGTATTACCGAAAACCTTCCACCCGATCTCTCGATTGCATTGGGAACAATCTCTATTTCCCCTATCGATTTGGCGAAATACTATACGATGTTTTCGAGCGGAGGAGCTTTGACCAATCCTATGTTGATACGTCAGGTCATTACTCCAAAAGGGGAGACGATCCGATATGAAAACAAAAGCCGTCAAGTCAATACCCCTGAACAAATCTATCTGATGACCTCTATTTTAAAAGATGTTGTCAGTCACGGTACGGGGACCACAGCCCGTGTCGGAGGGATGGAGATTGCCGGTAAAACCGGAACGACCAATAATAACGTCGATGCGTGGTTTGTAGGATATTCACCGACCGTAGAGACGGTTGTTTGGTTCGGAAATGATAACAATACGCCGATGCGCCGCAGTGAAACCGGTGGACGGGCAGCCGGTCCGGTTTTCCGCTATTATTATGAAGATATGTTACGTATTTATCCAAATACCAAACGCTACTTTGACCTTCCGGCAGGGGTTTACCGTGCACCGGTTAATGACGCAAACGGTACTGAAGAGTATACTGACACGTCAATGGCACCGGATACTACGCAAGAACAAGGGCCGAAAACCGAAGAAAAACTATTGTTTTAA